GCGGCTGAGTCGGGGCCTAGTATGCGAGTAGCTTTTGTTTCTGATGCCATTTGATAGCAGCATGTCTGTCCCACAGGGGGCCAGATTAGTCGGATTTACACTTTGCTTAATTCGCAATAATAATTGTCGCATGGGAATTGGTGCCggctggcactggctggcGATGGGATATCAGTTTCaacgtgcagcagcattcatCATCAGCGCTCAAACCAACGATCATCGCAGTTCATGTCAGCAGTTTCGTGGTTTGTGTTTAGTCTACGGCCTGAGCATCATGACAATTAGAAAGCGAAAGGCCCTCCGCACGATCGGCACATTCCAGCGGCAAACTTCAGCGCCGGTCTGATGGTACAGACTCCACTGACGCGCGACCAAGACCGCGAAGAAGTCGCGAAATGGTCGTCATACGATCCGaagtttttttgctttttggtttttggtttttggcaacaGAGGCCTCTGGCTGGCTCTCGGGGGGATTGGCTAATTTTAGATTGGCCCAGAGCGCAGAGGAACCGGCCGCCTGCAAAAgcaagcacaaaaaaaaagatgggcGTTTGGGGGTTGGGAGTGCAAAAGAAAATCCGCATCACTTTGCAGCCACCGCGGTCAGTGCCGCGTTTCTTTTTCGACATTCTCATCCGTTGGTCGAAAACGCGGTCTCGCAGGCTATACGGCCCGTGCACCGCTGGTCATTCACGCTCGCACATACTATATGCTCATTGAGGGCTGCGTGGCGTCTGCAGCGAGACCTGAGTGGCGCGAGGCCTGGAGCCAATCCAAATGACATACGCTGCCGCCGTGCGCCGAAGACTGGCGAAGGGGAAATTTATGCTCGCTAGCCTGTCGCTCGATGTCGCCGATGTCGGCGAACGTGGGCCACAGAAGATTTGTCGGCGCGACATATTGGAGCACGCTGAACCTGTGTGGAAGTGTGGGGTGGATCGACGTGTTGATCGGTCCGGTGTTTTGACAAGCGTCTGAACGGCGTGACATAGTCACGTGCGTTTCGTGCGTGGGACGGTTGTGATTCAAGAATTTATTGCGTTCCGGACTGACGACCGGCGGaggatacacacacgcgcacacgcacacagctcgTGATGCTCCCGTCCTACCACGTGGTCCACGTAGAGGGCGACATTTAACCCGCTTCTTCTGTTCCGAACCTGCACCGGATGATCCACTAGAGCTGATCTGATGACCAACGGATCTTGCCGAACCCTGAATTGGTCACTTCTGCATCTCGCAATCCCAGTGGTGTCAGTATAGTGTATATGTTCGCTAGtcgtcaaccaaccaacctacaaCATAATCAACACCCCACAACATGATACCATTTATCATCGCGGACACGAGCGCACGGGTGCGCACGTCACATGATGAAGCAACTACGGTGCCGGCTGGGAGTTGTAACCggaacatcgcatcgcagctaGTATAGTCCCTGGGGCTATTATCAGGCCGGGCGcgcataaaaattcaaaaatacatATTCTGCCTCCTCCAGAAAGAAGGGACCAAGGGCCCATTACGACGCTGGTTGCTCAGAGCGACGATCCcgcgggcatcatcatcgccagccgCAGTCCAGCAGTCCGTCTAGAATGACGTGCTGCGCGACAAACAATTATCGTTTTCAAATGGGACGGGGGGTGGATTAGCGTATAAATTTGATCACTAAACTTTTATGAACTCTCGCTCTGGCTCTTCCTAAGACCCCTAGCGTGACCCCTCCCATACTCATTAGCGGCAGTGGGGACCTTTCTCGAAACGATTACTTAATTTACGTCGGATATCTTACAACGGCTCGCCAGATCGGATATCTAgaacggtgccggtgccggtgccgagcCAAGCCAAACGTACGCTCGAGAAGATGAGGAAGATCGAGGGctaatagcaacagcagcagaagcatcccgaagtttgtttggaaattccattccaagaGCCAATGCTCCGCGCGGTACTACCGAGGAGTTGAGCTCGTCTTTCATCGATCGTTCAGCTAAACCCTTACCGAGGGGAGGGATAGCGCGGTGGGGTGGGGAAGAATAGATCGAACTTCGAAGACGAGCAAGGGAACGAGGGACAACAAAAGCAGAACGCGACAACGGCCGACGCGACCCGGTGGCATCTTTCTCTTTTAATTAATCGTCACCGATCGCGTCTTCTTATCCATCTTTGTCACCGTCGTGATGCCGAGTTTTGCACCTTTTCTTCAACCAGGGGAACGATAGACTTTCTCCCTGATTTCTTCGAAACGAAGCACTTAACGGTGGCAGTGGGTAGTgcactatgctgctgctgctacagctgctacTGAACCAAACTGCGGCCGCTAGTGGCCTCAAGAACAATAAATAAAGCATCTGCATCTCTCTCGGCAGCGCATCGCAACTGCAACTCAATTGCAGTCATTCTCCGAAGAGGGTTCCCCTTTGGGGTGGGAAAGAAGATTGTTTatttgagctgctgctccaactTCGATTCGCTGCCGATTATTATTGATCGTCTCCGGTTGGAGGGCAGTTTTGGCCTTTGAAGTCTTGGCCGTTGCACACGTCGCACTTCAAACGATCGCATCAGATTCctcggcagtggcagcagtggtgatgctactgctgctgctgctggtgggatCGTTAATGTTAATGGTTCTTAGTCTAATGATGCGTTCGCCCTGCCCGAGCTGAAGCAGTGAGGGGGTCCCCGGGCGGCTTCTAGTCTTGGTtcgggaaaggaaaattgattaTAGTTTACGACAGCGACACTCCAACCATAATATATAGTGCGCGATACGTCAGAGAATATCCCAGATTAAGAATCAATAAAACTGTAATTTGATGAAGGGAGCCCTAAGACTGCGCGGGGTGACGCGGAACTAGAATGCAGGAGGTGTAGTGGCACAAATCATGTTCTTAAGTTCGGCCACACGGCCCTAAAACCCACGAAAAATGGACTTGGATCTTGAGCAATCATTCTGACAAATGTTTATTAGCTCGCGCAAAGTCTCGCGCGATAGTCTGGGGCAGCCGAAAGCTGGAACGTTCCCTTAGGATAGGTGGAGGGGGAGAAAGGTGCAATGTAATTTGAAACCAATAGACCAAACCGCAAGCAGGAATTTGCTTGCCGGCAACAGACAAACGGGATGCCTTAAGATAAAAAGACCAGGAAGCGACAGTACAGGAAACGATCTTCCTAgatgtccgttttttttttggggtacaCCTGCTGATCATCCCTATGGCACTAGACCGATCTTTTGACCGACAGAAACTCCGCCAATGATTTGTGTGGAAAGCAGGATCGTAAAACGTTcaaggttttttgttttgcccagTTTCTGAGACCAGTTTCTTGCTGAGCGAGCAGACAGTTTTGGCGTTGTAGAATCGGCGCCGGCCTTTTTGCAGAAACAGTGAGTCAATTGAGTTCAAGGCAATCTAATGTCATTCAATGCGAAACCCCGTTCCGGAAGTTCCGGACCGTGTTTCGAACGGGgacgtgtggtgtggtggaccTTCCGCCACTTCCGACGAGACGTTGACGAGAGTCCAGTTGCACGGGGGAACTGGACGTGTGATACCCGCAAGGTAACCGCAAGGCGAAACATTTTTGCATACTCTCCCGGGTGCTCCTGGGCAGATGTGGTGGTTCCTTGTCCAACCCTGGCAGTCCATCCTTCCGCTTTAATCGGATTTATTCTAAAAACCCTCACCAAccaatctgctgctgttgctgctgctgctgctgctgctactgctactgctgctgatgggaaAACGGACACACAGTGTCCATATGTGTACGCGCGTCCCTAGGAGCAGAGACCAGACTACAGAAACCCTTGGACTCCGCTTTCTAAGTGCGGTTTTGGAATTCAAATAAACAATGCGAACGAGAGGTTGGTTGGGCCACCTTCTTCATGTGGTGCACTCCGCACTCTGAGCGTTCGATTTAAGTGTTTCGTCGCTTCCTTACCAAAACCCTGGTGTCTGCCTGGATTTTGGGCGAGTATTTCGGTCGTGAGTGCGAACCGAAACTTCGGGAAGGGTGCGAAACCCGGAAGACCTTCGACGGGACCTTCCTTATGCGAGACGCTCGAGCTGTCGTTTGGAATGACCTTTCACCCGAGCGGTGGTTCTTTCTTTCGCccccaaaaagaaggaaaaaaagaatggagAAGAAAGCTGTGATCCAATTGCAACCAACGGCGCAATTGGTTCGGAACATTCGCTCACAATCTCGGCAATGaggcggttgatgatgatgatgatgatgatgctgatgatgatgtagcaATTGATTCCCTCTCACCTCGCTGCACAAATCATCAAAAGGATGGCCAAATCTCGACTCTCGAATGGTCGACTGGactggtcgtcatcgtcgtcgtcgtcgcgcggtGAAGCATGGGTTTTTGGTCACGTTTTGGGCCACTCCTTACACGGTTCACGTCCGAAGAAGGTGAGCACTACCGACGGCAAGGTGCCGAGATTTACGAGATTTCGTAACCTTCGAGAGCAGCGCACCGCAGCGCCAAACGGACGTGCCGCAGGGTTTGCTGGGTTTGCGCtttgagtgtgcgtgtgtgtgtgtgtgtgcgcgcgccataGGACATGGACATTCCGGATCCGGCCAAGGAGGGAGCTGTAAAACCGCCTCTCCCCATCCGGACATCGTTAAAAGATGgaaccaccaaaaaaaaaaaaaaaccaatgacCAAAGCGCGCCCACCTTTCCTGTGTTCCTGTGTTTGTGGGCCAGCGGGAAGAATCGAACACAATCCGAATCCGGAAAGgtgaacataaattatgctcgatTCTGGTCCCGGAGTAAGACCGTGGGCTTTTAATTGgattccaatcgatcgatcgctcgatcggcGATTCGTTTGCGGCTCCTCACCACGGGATGACATAAACGATGCCCTAATGAGGACAATCGATCGGCGGATAGATCGgaaccgtatgtgtgtgtgtgtccccgtaTGGTCCATCAAAGCAGGCGGTCTCTTGGGAAGTCCGAAGCGCTCGTCAAAGTGTCCGTCACGAGAGTGATATGTGGGTCACTATcgctaccacacacacacacacacaagcacgcgtCCCGAGGTTATCAATCCGCCCCAAAGGATCGGCCAGAATGTTCCCGAAAACCAGTTCGATTACTGGATTCGGTTCCAGGCTGGTCGAGGAGGCATTATCAGTTAAATTTGCGCCACAGAATCATCCAGAGaggttaatgttttgtttctctctcgctctctttctctcctgctcTTTAGTTCCAACAAAACGCTGATGCTCTGGCAGATGGCCACACCGAACGGCCTGATCCAGATCATCTACAACAGCGAGGGCGAAATGATGGACTGCGAGTACGTCCGGCAGCGCACGATGGTGCACCAGTTCCGGGCCCAATTCACGGCCGAGTTCGTGCAAGCGCGGGCACGCAACTTCACCTCCCCGCTCACCGGCCCACCACGCCATTCGCTCGTCTCGGATCACGAGTTTCGAGACTACATCGACCGGGGCATCGTAACACCCGAGATGCAGGAACTGCAGTACAACGTGTTCGAGTTTCCGGCCGGCTCGGCTAGCGCACCGCCACAGAGCAACCGTCCGGCCGTCGTCAGTGATGCTTTTGGGATGCGGAACCTAACCTACATTCCGTTGCGTGCGTTCGAGGAGATACCGGAGGAGTTGGCCGCGTTGCTGAACTACCAGGAGCTGAAGCAACGGTGTAACGTGCGGCATAAGCAGCTGAAAGAGATTGCCAGTGGTTTGCAGAGCGCCGATCCCGAGCGCAAGCGGATAGCGAGCGAAAAGCTGCAGAGGTAATTGTCTAACtaaccgctgccgctggtcccaaactcccccctcccctcccttccgccCCCCACGGTTCATCCTGCCGCACATACAATGCACTTGCACCAAAGTATTTCCCACGATTGATGCACGGGGAACGTTATCAGTTCATCATTTTAGAGTTAGCACATAGCCCCGTCCCCCGGGGGTCCACCTTCTGTGTATCTACTCTGTACCCCTCTGTACTTTGCACGCGCAATACACGGAAGGGAATGATGACCGGACGAACGGGTGACAGTTAAATGATGCCCTTTGAAATCCGGTTCCGTGGTTATatggacgcgcgcgcccgcgtgccCGCGTTCGTTTCTTCCTCACTCATCCAAGTCACCCAGGAGCACTGCATGCTGCTGGGAAATGCATGAACTAACCTCACATCTAGCTAGTAACCATCAGCACCAAATCGAGCGAATCGAAGAGAATACTAACAATCGGTGCGCGGTGAATGTTCGAAGCACTGGGAGCGAGTGAGATGGCGATAGTTACTCCTCGTggctgtgcctgtgtgtgtgtatgaggagGTCATAGTAGCACATCTTCCGTCTCTCTAGACCTGCGCGGACGTTGatggaaaaacgcaaaaaaaaagaccaatTGGCAACACCATTCGCTGGAAATCGCCAGCTCGGCTACTACTTTCACGTTGTGCAACATCTTTTCTGTTGCAACGCACGcatgtatgcgcgcgcgcacacgtatTTGTCGTGCAACACTTTGCGGCTCTTCGCTGCAATCGAAAGTGAAGAAGCAGACCGCGGAGTCGGACTTCAGACGCATCACACAACGTAGTTTCTTGCGTTTGTTATCATAAATCACGCCAAAAGCCCGCCTCTGGCGGCCACCGCGTCCCATCGAGGTCCGATCCGAGGTGTTGTGCATTAAATTCGTGGAATGCCGTTAGCAAGAAAGTGATAAAAAGGCAGAAAACTATAGcccgatcgacgacgacacgcaCCTGATCGTGATgattgtggtgatgatgacgatgaggatgatgatgatggggtatAGCAGCAGCCGTGTCAGCTGACCTTTTGCTGACGACAAACTGCCGTTTGAAGGCGACGGATTCACGATTAATCAACCACTCAAGGGGATGGGGATCGTGAAACGGGACGTGTCGACAGCTTCGACGCTTATCGGGCtttcgtcatcgccgtcaGTCCTTCTTCCGGAGGGCCGTCCAACCGAATCGGCGATCTGGAAGCTGGAATGTTGCCACTTTCGTTGTCTaaccgtgttgctgctggagggaATAGACGGTGGGATAACAAGTAACACAAACGATTAACAGGCACTCTGGTTGAGGAAAACTACATTAATGCGGTTGAAGATGGAAGGGATCGAACACCCCTGCGCAAAGAGTAGAGTAGTAGTTGAAGCGAAACATAACAGgcataacattttttttatgaaaatatgaCCGCAAGCCAATTAATAGATCGAGAATAGATTGATAGATAATAGATTAAGTTAGCTTGTAAAATGAATTAACTGCATCCACTTTACATTTACAATTTTAGCCTGTTTGATAGCTCCTTTTACATTTAGTTTCACATTACTAACTGCTGGTTGATTGCTACTTATTAATTCTTTTGATCTTGATTCTAATTTATCGGTTTGCATTGGTATTTAGTCATCTTTTTCTTCACCCTAACGAGTAATATTGAGTTTTATctctttcgattgttttttatttgtatattACCTCGTTTGCATATCCTCTTCGTATCAATTCCCTTAATTTATTACGATTTGCACATACTGCTCCCGGTTTGCCTTACACCTTTTTAATAGCCTTTTGTTTTAAGTAGCTTTACCAACTTGACCGTATCGTATTAACgttcgactttttttttatttctcttattTTTATCTTTCGTTTCTCTCCATTCGCTCACGATCGTGggtacacacacaacacacgtacacatttACCCGTACTTACATAAATTGACACGcgattgaatggttttttgtaaccaacaacaaaaacaaacacgaatAACGGCGGCAATAACACAACAACGCGcgcgaaccaacaacaaatccGGCACAATCTTAGGCACAAGCGAGCCATCGCCGATTGGTTCCTGTCGCCGAACACCAAGTGGTGCGGTAAGGGTCACTCGGCCAGCCGGTACAACCAGCTGGGAGGCGCATCGCGGGCGGATATGTGCTGCCGGAAGCACGACCACTGTCAGCTCATGATACCGGCCATGGGCACCCGGTGGCAGCTGTTCAATTTCGGTGCGATCACGCTCAGCCACTGTGCCTGCGATAagaggtttgtttgttgttgttttctggtATAGGGAAGTGTTTTGAGGGAACATTTTAAGAAGAAACAGAGTAGGAGAGAtttacagagagagaaagagagagcggagGAATGAGGCAGAAGAGACAGGTGGTGTGAGGTGTAACCCGTTGCCGCTGGTCATCCCGATGGTCTTCCCACGATGGTGTGTAGGTGTGTCTGTCACTATCTTATTCGATCCTGGCCCGTAACACAGGTAAGCACTGGTGCTGTCGCATTATTCCTTCGTTCGATCATTCGGAACCAGGTCATTTCAAAGTGTATCGGTTCGATGCAGTAAGGATTCTATTTCCCGTCTGGAGTGTCCTTTTCGTGTGCTCCATAAGCAACGTTCTGATGTTCCCGtgcagcatcgatcgatccttccCCGAATTTCCATTCCTCTTACCCTCGTTCTTATGCTCCTCGCtccgatctcgatctcgaaattgatttcgtctggcgagatagagagaggagaTCAATTATGAGAAGACCCTTTCCCCCTTCACCGTCCACGATCGCTTAAAGACCGAAACTAAAGCTctctttcacctttttcctcctcccgctTTCCGTGAGCACAGACAGCGCCGCGATCTGTCCAACATGCTGCGCGTCCCGGGCACCAAGTGGTGCGGTAAGGGTTGGAGTGCCCGGAATTACGTCGAGATGGGCGGCAACTCGAAGGCGGACCGGTGCTGCCGCCAGCACGATCTCTCCTGCCCGTTCTGGGTGCTGGGCTTCGAGACGAAGTACGGACTGTTCAACTGGCGCGTCAACACGCTGATGCACTGTAGCTGCGACGAAAGGTAAGCCTGTTGTACTTTTAATGTGTTATTATTTTACAACCGACCTTACAGTTGACCTCTTCCCCCGGGAGGTAAGATCTCTATTTGTTGTTCGCGATCCTGCCCGAACTGCGCGCAAAACCTTGATTGATGATCCTCGTTCACGTCAGTTGATGGTACCGTTTACtacctaccccccccccccccccccccctttgcgtCTTGGACGATCGGTTTGATAGGTAATTTGTTACCGATTTCAGTGGCCCCAAACCATCTCGGGGCGGGGAGTGATGCCGAGTCCGAGCGCGAAGCTCTCGAGGAAAGTGGATCGAATTCATGATCGAAATTGATTATAATGGAtgatgtttcggttttttctcAAGGCCCCATCAAGGCATATCTTGTTGGCTACCGAGGGGAAGGTGGTTTCAAATTGAAACATCACCTCCCCGGTGGCCGTTCGACCTCTTCAGGACCGCAGAATCCCCGTGTTGCGCCCGTGTTCTCCGATTTCACCGATTGATTCGAGATCGATATCATGGCGTCATGAGCGACAGGCGTACGatgatcgagcatcgagcattcGGTGAGAACCTGGCTTCTCTTGCTCCGATTCGGATGCACAGAGGATTCGAATTCAGATGCCAATCAATTTCCTCTTGGGGTGAGAGGTCGTTTCGGAACGCACCCCGCCTTTAACATCTCATTAACAAATCGGTGTATTATGCTTTTAATAATGGGTTGGTGATAATGGTTTTTTGACAAACGGGTCACCTACAAGCTATTAATGTAGTTGCCGTCGCATCGAAATCGAGCTCCTTTAAAGCGAAAAGTCATGCCCGGAACGCGTCACCGTCACTAAACGGTCACACATACCTCCTACCCTCTCCGATCCACTTCTCGCCGTCATTAACGTTCGATTAACGAAAGATGTGGTACCTAAGGCGTTCTCTGTTGACGCACTCGCGCCTTCCTCCTGGCATGAGTGTGTACGTTTTTTCCTCAGGAGTATCTTGTGTGAATCAATTACTTTGAGCCACCCGCAAGTTAAGCTCTATCAGTAGCTGTACTGCGACAAcaagtggaaaaacaaaaacgacacAAACTTCTAGAAGGGGCGGCTTGTTCACTCATTAATGTCGGCTTTCGGTCAATTAATGGTCGGCGTTTGACGTGCGTCTAATTACttgtcttccttccttccttccttccctccaccGTAACCGAGGCTGTCAGGATTGGAGCGTCGTCATCTCGGTAGCGCAGGCCATCTGCAGATTAGACGCTATACACCCGGAATGTGTTGAAGAAGATTTATCCAAGGGGTGTAGGGCTCGCGAGCCGTGCGAGCGAAATGGGTCAATCACTGACGGAAACTGACACAGATTTGTTTGTGCTCCACGGTGCAGCAATCCTCACTGGTCGCcagtcctcatcgtcctcgtctcgTTTGGTGGAATGTGTGATGATGTCGAAAGTCGAAAGCGTTCTAACTTCCACTTTAAATAACTTCACTCCTTCGGGAGTAATATTTTTATAAACTCTCTGTGCCTCTACTGTGCTTGCAGTGTTTGTTTAGGCGCTCCGAGGAGTTGTTACCGGACGGGACGGGGTCGCCTCTTAATGATGTGTTCagcatccaccatcaccatccatccTTCATTCGGTGGTCAGTGCTGGAAGGTACAAGCCTGAACCTGCAAGAAGGCAAAGCAAGGATAAAAGGAGCTgctcgccatcgtcatcatttaaAGGCGCCATCTTTCCAGGCGCTGAGAAGTCGAGGCCgattggtttcgtttcttcttgtGGATGGTGGCGACGCAggaaatgaaacggaacgTGGCCCGGGTCCGGGGGTTATAGGGTAGTTTGAGCGAGAATTGATTGACTAAATAGGGGAACCAGAGcatacgcgcgcgtgtgtgtgtgtgtgtggttgtggttgtgcttACCTTGGCGCGGTAGGTGGCAACCTGTGAACCACTCCGATGCGCGATGCCATGGCAGGCGTAGGGGTTGGGGTTGACTTTTGCTGATGTAGCacccgtggcgtggcgtggcgtcgcAGCCTTGACCAGCGACCACTGTACGACGATGAGTGATGAAGCTGTTGGCTTCAAACGTCATCTTTGAAGGTTCGTACGAAGCCCATGGACCTTTTTAACTTGCGGTCTTCAAGAAGAAATATGACCAGCTTCAAGGGGAAGTTACTCCTTGCATTGTTTTGAGATATTTCTTGGGACATTCTACTTCAATTGTTCAATCTtccggaacaaaaaaaaaggttattgAAATGCAGATGGAATTCCCAGGAGAAAGATTTGGGTTAGTGTGTTCCCGGGGAGAAGTTCCGTATTCCTGCTTCCACGTCCAAACATAAACCACAAGACAAACAATCTTAATGATAATGAGCGAATAACAATCCCATCGAACATCGGGATCGAAGAACAAACCCACCACAAAGCACACAGCAGGATTATTAATAAGTGAGCAATCAATTCCACTCGGTTCCCCCCTCCCAGGACCAGCGGCGACTGCTTTCTCTCAtcaccgaaacggaacgaaactcTTTGGGACCCTTGGGTGGACGACGCGTGGTCTCGAATCGTATGAAACAATTACTATTTCCTTCGGAGCGGAGACAAATGAGGAATATGATATCCCCAATCCCCCCTCTGCTCTCCATTCCTTTTTGAAGCCTTTGAAGAAAGAAACGTAAGAATGCCGTCGGTCAAGAACGCGGAACCGAttagtttgtttgcttttggatAACCAAGCCCTGGAGGAGGTGGTCTTGCCGGTGTTggttttgaagatttttatcTCACAAGACGTACAAATTGATCGAGAATGGGAATTAATTATCGAGATGTtatccaccactaccaccaccatcttacTGGAGTGGTGCAGTGGCCAATAGAAC
This sequence is a window from Anopheles darlingi chromosome 3, idAnoDarlMG_H_01, whole genome shotgun sequence. Protein-coding genes within it:
- the LOC125953979 gene encoding uncharacterized protein LOC125953979 isoform X2, with amino-acid sequence MSQVKVHQHPRRQQQPRRCWAALERLLVPLIVVLLSVTVTMTVGVQGQQQQQLLPAGALHPHHHQRHQQHHHHRTDNVIDVDNADQEDGDDGGGGGGGGNGRKDHEKWLENFLLTDLLSDGERERRLVWNGIIGKETSIADNSSNKTLMLWQMATPNGLIQIIYNSEGEMMDCEYVRQRTMVHQFRAQFTAEFVQARARNFTSPLTGPPRHSLVSDHEFRDYIDRGIVTPEMQELQYNVFEFPAGSASAPPQSNRPAVVSDAFGMRNLTYIPLRAFEEIPEELAALLNYQELKQRCNVRHKQLKEIASGLQSADPERKRIASEKLQRHKRAIADWFLSPNTKWCGKGHSASRYNQLGGASRADMCCRKHDHCQLMIPAMGTRWQLFNFGAITLSHCACDKRFRTCLKMADSSDANLVGKLFFNIMQMKCFVIKPETRCVKKSWWGKCEKKVRVKRAHLRDNRRF
- the LOC125953979 gene encoding uncharacterized protein LOC125953979 isoform X1, producing MSQVKVHQHPRRQQQPRRCWAALERLLVPLIVVLLSVTVTMTVGVQGQQQQQLLPAGALHPHHHQRHQQHHHHRTDNVIDVDNADQEDGDDGGGGGGGGNGRKDHEKWLENFLLTDLLSDGERERRLVWNGIIGKETSIADNSSNKTLMLWQMATPNGLIQIIYNSEGEMMDCEYVRQRTMVHQFRAQFTAEFVQARARNFTSPLTGPPRHSLVSDHEFRDYIDRGIVTPEMQELQYNVFEFPAGSASAPPQSNRPAVVSDAFGMRNLTYIPLRAFEEIPEELAALLNYQELKQRCNVRHKQLKEIASGLQSADPERKRIASEKLQRQRRDLSNMLRVPGTKWCGKGWSARNYVEMGGNSKADRCCRQHDLSCPFWVLGFETKYGLFNWRVNTLMHCSCDERFRTCLKMADSSDANLVGKLFFNIMQMKCFVIKPETRCVKKSWWGKCEKKVRVKRAHLRDNRRF
- the LOC125953979 gene encoding uncharacterized protein LOC125953979 isoform X3 yields the protein MSQVKVHQHPRRQQQPRRCWAALERLLVPLIVVLLSVTVTMTVGVQGQQQQQLLPAGALHPHHHQRHQQHHHHRTDNVIDVDNADQEDGDDGGGGGGGGNGRKDHEKWLENFLLTDLLSDGERERRLVWNGIIGKETSIADNSSNKTLMLWQMATPNGLIQIIYNSEGEMMDCEYVRQRTMVHQFRAQFTAEFVQARARNFTSPLTGPPRHSLVSDHEFRDYIDRGIVTPEMQELQYNVFEFPAGSASAPPQSNRPAVVSDAFGMRNLTYIPLRAFEEIPEELAALLNYQELKQRCNVRHKQLKEIASGLQSADPERKRIASEKLQRQRRDLSNMLRVPGTKWCGKGWSARNYVEMGGNSKADRCCRQHDLSCPFWVLGFETKYGLFNWRVNTLMHCSCDERLLLTLSHSLSLL